A genome region from Sphingorhabdus sp. SMR4y includes the following:
- a CDS encoding DUF1192 domain-containing protein produces the protein MDDDDNLPRNANDPVALLIKQDLDPLSVNELEQRISLLKSEISRCEAKKKFAVSHRASAENLFKS, from the coding sequence ATGGATGATGATGACAATTTACCGCGCAACGCCAATGATCCGGTGGCCTTGCTGATCAAACAGGATCTCGACCCATTATCTGTAAACGAGCTGGAACAACGGATTTCCCTGTTGAAATCGGAAATAAGCCGTTGCGAAGCGAAGAAAAAATTCGCCGTGAGCCATCGCGCTAGCGCAGAAAATCTGTTCAAAAGCTGA
- a CDS encoding NAD(P)H-quinone oxidoreductase, with translation MPVSELLQKEMTAVAISEAGGPEVLKAVTVDMPQPKPDEVLIRVAAAGVNRPDVVQRMGLYPAPPGASPLPGLEVSGTVVGLGENVEPEWIGRKICALTNGGGYAEYCVAPVGQCLDVPDSLTMEEAAALPETLFTVWGNLFNRGFAREDETVLVHGGTSGIGTMAIKLGKLFGLKVIVTCGSDQKCTAAKQIGADHAINYKSQDFVEEIKKITDGQGVEIVLDMVAGDYVARNLKCLKQDGRHVTIAVQGGVQATINMAQVMMNRLTLTGSTLRPQSAERKALMADEIYRYVWPDVAAGKLKPVMDECFPLAEAARAHAHMEAGDHIGKIVLKVE, from the coding sequence ATGCCTGTATCTGAACTGTTGCAAAAAGAGATGACCGCTGTCGCGATCAGCGAAGCCGGCGGACCGGAAGTCCTGAAGGCGGTGACCGTGGATATGCCGCAGCCGAAGCCGGACGAGGTGCTGATCCGGGTGGCTGCCGCCGGCGTCAACCGTCCCGATGTTGTCCAGCGCATGGGGCTCTATCCGGCCCCGCCCGGCGCATCGCCACTACCCGGTCTGGAAGTGTCCGGAACCGTTGTCGGTCTCGGCGAAAATGTCGAGCCGGAATGGATCGGCCGTAAGATTTGTGCGCTGACCAATGGCGGCGGCTATGCCGAATATTGCGTCGCGCCGGTCGGGCAATGTCTCGACGTGCCGGACAGCCTGACCATGGAAGAAGCGGCCGCGTTGCCTGAGACGCTGTTCACTGTCTGGGGCAATCTGTTCAACCGCGGTTTCGCCCGGGAAGATGAAACCGTGCTGGTTCATGGTGGTACCAGCGGCATCGGCACGATGGCGATCAAGCTCGGCAAGCTGTTCGGCCTCAAGGTCATCGTCACCTGCGGCAGCGATCAGAAATGCACCGCCGCCAAGCAGATCGGCGCCGACCATGCGATCAACTACAAGAGCCAGGACTTTGTCGAGGAAATCAAGAAGATCACCGACGGCCAGGGCGTCGAAATCGTTCTGGACATGGTTGCCGGCGACTATGTCGCGCGCAATCTGAAATGCCTGAAACAGGATGGTCGTCACGTGACCATCGCGGTGCAGGGCGGGGTGCAGGCCACGATCAACATGGCCCAGGTGATGATGAACCGCCTGACCCTCACGGGGTCGACGCTGCGACCACAGTCGGCAGAGCGCAAGGCGCTGATGGCCGATGAAATCTATCGCTATGTCTGGCCGGATGTCGCGGCGGGCAAGTTGAAGCCGGTCATGGATGAATGTTTCCCGCTCGCCGAAGCCGCCAGGGCGCACGCTCATATGGAAGCGGGTGACCATATCGGCAAGATCGTGCTGAAGGTCGAATAG
- a CDS encoding UDP-2,3-diacylglucosamine diphosphatase, with the protein MAKYFPPFSKTDVPLLDADRYEARLKRKPRVSPSDRTRYRTIWISDIHLGTRGCNADLLIDFLDHVDSDTLYLVGDIIDGWRLKKKFFWPDGHNDIIWRILKRARRGTRIVYIPGNHDEMFRQFTGLNFGGVEIRRSAIHETADGRRLLVLHGDEFDTVMLAHRWLAVIGDAAYVSLMRVNWLVNKVRNWLDLPYWSLSKMAKHRVKNAVEFIGRYEETVAKAAESRGVDGVVCGHIHTAEHRVIKGVEYYNDGDWVEGCTALVECDDGTMQILHWAEEMKARKARGEKPARLVSVDGMDQAA; encoded by the coding sequence ATGGCCAAATATTTCCCCCCGTTCAGCAAAACCGATGTTCCGCTGCTCGACGCCGATCGCTACGAGGCGCGGCTCAAGCGCAAGCCACGCGTGTCGCCCAGTGATCGTACGCGCTACCGGACGATCTGGATATCCGATATCCATCTCGGCACCCGCGGCTGCAACGCCGACCTGCTGATCGATTTTCTCGACCATGTGGATAGCGATACGCTCTATCTCGTCGGGGACATTATCGACGGCTGGCGGCTGAAGAAAAAGTTTTTCTGGCCGGACGGGCATAATGATATCATCTGGCGTATCTTGAAGCGGGCACGGCGCGGCACCCGCATCGTCTATATTCCCGGCAATCATGACGAGATGTTTCGCCAGTTTACCGGCCTGAACTTCGGCGGCGTCGAAATCCGGCGGTCGGCTATCCATGAAACCGCCGATGGTCGTCGCCTGCTGGTCCTGCACGGTGACGAATTTGATACGGTGATGCTCGCGCATCGCTGGCTCGCCGTGATCGGGGACGCCGCCTATGTGTCCCTGATGCGGGTCAACTGGCTGGTTAACAAGGTCCGCAACTGGCTGGACCTGCCATATTGGTCGCTTTCGAAAATGGCCAAGCACCGGGTCAAAAATGCGGTCGAATTTATCGGCCGTTATGAAGAAACCGTGGCCAAGGCTGCGGAAAGCCGTGGCGTCGACGGTGTCGTCTGCGGCCATATCCACACCGCGGAGCATCGCGTGATCAAGGGTGTTGAATATTATAACGACGGCGACTGGGTTGAAGGTTGCACGGCACTGGTCGAATGTGACGACGGCACTATGCAGATTCTCCACTGGGCCGAAGAAATGAAGGCCCGCAAGGCACGCGGGGAAAAGCCGGCCAGACTGGTATCGGTCGACGGCATGGATCAGGCAGCGTGA
- a CDS encoding glycosyltransferase family 4 protein — protein MRIALVTDAWHPQVNGVVRTLDTVIALLRERGHEILVISPDQYRSVAAPSYPEIRLAFARAGTIGKRIEAFGADAVHLATEGPLCIQARRWCKRKNQPFTTAYHTQFPEYLARRTQLSPRFFWPYIRWFHRGAEAIMVSTQSVRDQLKREKLPHSHHWSRGVDLDNFHPAAPHPAEYEQLPRPIQLYVGRVAIEKNIEAFLDSSQPGTKVVVGDGPALEGLRARYPAVHFAGRKTGQELAGYYAGADVFVFPSKTDTFGLVIIEALACGTPVAAFPVTGPVDILTAESGVMNDDLDVAIARALALDPADCIALGAQFSWEASASQFVSGLVIQDPRLDCHMSRRMLAKAIFARV, from the coding sequence GTGAGGATCGCGCTGGTAACCGATGCATGGCATCCGCAAGTCAATGGCGTGGTACGGACCCTCGATACGGTAATCGCGCTGTTGCGCGAGAGGGGACATGAAATTTTGGTGATTTCGCCCGATCAGTACCGGTCCGTTGCTGCGCCGAGCTATCCGGAAATCCGTCTTGCCTTTGCCCGTGCGGGGACCATCGGCAAACGCATAGAGGCATTTGGAGCAGATGCTGTCCATCTGGCCACCGAAGGTCCCTTGTGCATTCAGGCCCGCCGCTGGTGTAAACGTAAAAACCAGCCTTTTACAACTGCCTATCATACACAGTTCCCGGAATATCTCGCACGACGCACACAATTGTCACCGCGTTTCTTCTGGCCCTATATCCGCTGGTTTCACCGGGGGGCGGAAGCGATCATGGTTTCGACCCAAAGCGTCCGTGATCAGTTGAAGCGCGAGAAACTGCCGCACAGCCATCACTGGAGTCGCGGTGTCGATCTGGACAATTTCCATCCCGCCGCGCCTCATCCCGCGGAATATGAACAACTTCCGCGGCCGATACAGCTCTATGTCGGGCGAGTGGCGATCGAGAAGAACATCGAGGCGTTTCTCGACAGCAGTCAGCCGGGAACGAAAGTTGTGGTCGGTGATGGTCCGGCGCTGGAAGGGTTGCGCGCGCGCTATCCCGCTGTGCATTTTGCCGGCAGGAAAACGGGGCAGGAGCTGGCCGGCTATTATGCAGGAGCCGATGTTTTTGTTTTTCCCAGCAAGACCGACACATTCGGTCTGGTGATCATCGAGGCGCTGGCCTGCGGCACGCCGGTGGCGGCGTTTCCGGTAACCGGACCGGTTGATATCCTGACGGCGGAAAGCGGCGTCATGAATGATGACCTCGACGTGGCGATAGCCCGCGCGCTGGCCCTCGACCCCGCCGACTGTATAGCTCTCGGCGCGCAATTCAGCTGGGAGGCGAGCGCCAGCCAGTTTGTAAGCGGTCTGGTCATACAGGACCCGCGTCTGGATTGTCACATGTCGCGCAGGATGCTCGCAAAGGCGATATTTGCGCGGGTCTAG
- a CDS encoding DUF1013 domain-containing protein, translated as MPHATASWLVDNTALSFDQIAEFCGIHILEVNAMADDLASSKYTGRDPVQAHELTHEEIEKAEKDPDYRMVIQKGPEQVRRTKGPRYTPVSKRQDKPDGIAWLLRNHPEISDAQVGKLIGTTRTTISAIRDREHWNIANISPKDPVTLGLCSQRELDAVVAKAAKKAGIEPDVADDTKLGGDKEALIAELREERAQAARDAEAALAGEGEEEAAPVEHTAETLFKDR; from the coding sequence ATGCCGCATGCAACCGCCAGCTGGCTTGTGGACAATACGGCGCTCAGCTTTGACCAGATCGCCGAATTCTGCGGAATCCATATCCTCGAAGTCAACGCGATGGCGGATGATCTTGCCAGTTCCAAATATACCGGCCGCGATCCGGTGCAGGCGCATGAATTGACCCATGAGGAAATCGAGAAAGCGGAAAAAGATCCGGACTACCGCATGGTCATCCAGAAAGGCCCGGAGCAGGTGCGCCGCACCAAGGGGCCACGCTACACGCCGGTTTCCAAGCGCCAGGACAAGCCCGACGGGATCGCCTGGCTGCTCCGCAACCATCCGGAGATTTCCGATGCGCAGGTCGGCAAGCTGATCGGCACCACCCGGACCACGATCAGCGCCATCCGCGATCGCGAGCACTGGAATATCGCCAATATCTCGCCCAAAGATCCCGTCACTCTCGGTCTCTGTTCGCAGCGCGAGCTGGATGCCGTGGTCGCCAAGGCGGCGAAAAAGGCTGGCATCGAACCGGATGTGGCCGATGATACCAAGCTGGGTGGCGACAAGGAAGCGCTGATTGCCGAACTGCGCGAGGAACGCGCACAGGCGGCTCGTGACGCGGAAGCCGCGCTGGCGGGTGAAGGCGAGGAAGAAGCGGCACCGGTCGAACATACCGCAGAAACGCTGTTCAAGGACCGCTGA
- a CDS encoding MBL fold metallo-hydrolase, with the protein MDAPRKPPAYDAMLADHGFDPIESDGLTYPLGDFEPKYGEYFELMPGIGWTRTPVPGPLGHINNWVLADRHEDGSAGFAIADTGLFMPQVIDAWKHLFEEGALHGQSATKIIVTHYHPDHVGCAGWLANRFKAPLHMNRTEWLLTRMLLADKRDGVPQEALEEWRFCGWEQHLIDDFAKKGWGRFARAVSDLPIGHIRMEEGTRLKTGDHEWRVMIGNGHTPEHACLIDDTAKVMISGDQILPRITSNISTMLSEPTSDPLGEWLASIDRFRAELDNELLILPAHGRPFLGAHQRLDALAERHNEALDDLEQGLRESPKRVVDSFPYLFRRPITPDVIGMASGEAMATLRHLEYTGRARLDMKDGTAWYSAA; encoded by the coding sequence ATGGATGCACCCCGGAAACCGCCTGCCTATGATGCGATGCTCGCCGATCACGGCTTTGACCCCATTGAATCGGACGGCCTGACCTATCCGCTCGGCGACTTTGAACCGAAATATGGTGAATATTTCGAACTGATGCCCGGCATCGGCTGGACTCGCACACCGGTGCCCGGTCCGCTCGGCCATATCAACAACTGGGTGCTCGCCGACCGTCATGAAGACGGCAGCGCCGGCTTTGCAATCGCCGATACCGGCCTGTTCATGCCGCAGGTGATCGACGCCTGGAAGCATCTGTTCGAAGAAGGTGCGCTGCACGGGCAGAGCGCCACCAAGATCATCGTTACCCATTATCATCCCGATCATGTCGGCTGCGCCGGCTGGCTCGCCAACCGGTTCAAGGCGCCCCTGCACATGAACCGCACCGAATGGCTGCTGACCCGCATGCTGCTCGCTGACAAGCGCGACGGCGTGCCGCAGGAAGCGCTGGAAGAATGGCGCTTCTGCGGCTGGGAACAGCATCTGATCGACGATTTCGCCAAAAAGGGCTGGGGCCGTTTCGCCCGCGCCGTTTCCGACCTGCCGATCGGCCATATCCGCATGGAAGAGGGCACAAGACTGAAAACCGGCGACCATGAATGGCGAGTGATGATCGGCAACGGCCACACGCCCGAACATGCCTGCCTGATCGACGACACGGCCAAGGTGATGATCTCCGGTGACCAGATATTGCCACGGATCACTTCCAACATCTCGACCATGCTCAGCGAACCGACCAGCGATCCGCTGGGCGAATGGCTGGCCAGCATCGACCGGTTCCGCGCGGAACTGGACAATGAATTGCTCATTCTGCCCGCCCATGGCCGGCCGTTTCTCGGCGCGCACCAGCGGCTCGACGCGCTGGCCGAACGGCATAATGAAGCGCTGGACGATCTCGAACAGGGCCTGCGCGAAAGCCCCAAGCGCGTGGTCGACAGCTTCCCCTATCTGTTCCGCCGCCCGATCACCCCGGACGTCATCGGCATGGCCAGCGGCGAGGCAATGGCGACGCTCCGGCACCTCGAATATACCGGTCGCGCCCGCCTGGACATGAAGGACGGCACCGCCTGGTACAGCGCGGCCTAG